A window of the Gossypium arboreum isolate Shixiya-1 chromosome 2, ASM2569848v2, whole genome shotgun sequence genome harbors these coding sequences:
- the LOC128279323 gene encoding probable glucan 1,3-beta-glucosidase A, translated as MVYLAFLLFFNLMSCFPSSHAQNTDLKLPLRAVNLGNWLVTEGWMKPSRFDGIINKDLLDGAHVQFLSTKLNKYLCAENGGGTVLVANRISPSDWETFRLWRVNESYFNLRVLNKQFVGLGNQGVKAVSNTPTHSETFQIVRKDDAPNRVRLKASNGFFLQVQSETLVTADYTGSSWDDSDPSVFNIAIVNTLQGEYQITNGYGPVKAPQVMQAHWDSYITEQDFKFISANGLSAVRIPVGWWIAQDPNPPKPFVGGSLKALDNAFTWAEKYGMKVVVDLHAAKASQNRFEHSGARDGFLEWGDSNIDETVAVIEFLAARYGGSPSLGAIELMNEPWAPDVTLDALTKYYKAGYDAIRKHTNAYVILSARLGPANPKELFPLARSLNRVAIDVHWYNLFTDMFITMTVQQNIDYIYNQRSSDLDSWISADGPPILIGEWTGEFGAKNGSMEDYKRYTKAELDVFGGATFGWAYWSYKCEENHWSLKWMIDNNFIQLNMR; from the exons ATGGTTTACTTAGCTTTTCTCTTGTTTTTCAACCTTATGTCATGTTTTCCCTCTTCCCATGCACAAAATACAGACCTTAAGCTGCCATTGAGGGCTGTAAACCTAGGCAACTGGCTTGTCACTGAAGGATGGATGAAACCTTCGCGTTTTGATGGAATCATTAACAAAGATCTTTTG GATGGAGCTCATGTTCAATTTCTCTCAACAAAGCTAAACAAGTATTTGTGCGCAGAAAATGGAGGTGGAACCGTCCTAGTAGCCAACCGCATCTCACCTTCTGACTGGGAAACCTTCCGT TTGTGGAGGGTGAATGAGTCGTACTTCAACTTGAGAGTGTTGAACAAGCAGTTCGTGGGATTAGGAAATCAAGGTGTAAAAGCTGTTTCAAATACACCTACCCATTCAGAAACATTTCAGATTGTAAGGAAAGATGATGCTCCCAATCGAGTTCGCCTTAAAGCATCCAATGGTTTCTTCCTACAG GTACAGTCGGAGACACTAGTAACTGCAGATTATACAGGGTCTAGTTGGGACGATAGCGATCCATCTGTGTTTAACATTGCAATCGTAAACACCTTACAGGGTGAATATCAAATCACAAATGGTTATGGCCCTGTTAAAGCCCCTCAAGTCATGCAG GCTCACTGGGATTCTTACATCACTGAGCAAGATTTCAAATTCATCTCTGCAAATGGACTGAGTGCCGTGAGGATACCTGTAGGGTGGTGGATAGCACAGGATCCAAATCCCCCTAAGCCTTTTGTAGGAGGCTCTTTAAAAGCCCTCGACAATGCTTTCACATGGGCCGA GAAATATGGGATGAAGGTAGTTGTAGATTTGCATGCAGCTAAAGCCTCACAGAACAGATTTGAACACAGTGGAGCAAGAGATGGTTTTCTAGAATGGGGCGATTCGAACATCGACGAGACCGTAGCTGTAATAGAGTTCCTTGCAGCAAG ATATGGTGGAAGTCCAAGTTTGGGTGCAATTGAATTGATGAACGAGCCTTGGGCACCGGATGTAACATTAGATGCACTTACGAAGTACTACAAAGCTGGATACGATGCCATAAGGAAGCACACAAATGCATATGTGATCCTATCAGCTCGTTTAGGACCTGCTAATCCAAAAGAGCTCTTCCCGCTTGCCCGTAGCTTGAATCGAGTAGCCATCGATGTGCATTGGTACAACCTCTTTACAGATATGTTCATCACCATGACTGTGCAACAGAACATCGATTATATCTATAATCAACGATCTTCCGACCTTGACAGCTGGATCTCGGCTGACGGTCCCCCGATTTTAATTG GGGAGTGGACAGGAGAATTTGGTGCAAAAAATGGATCAATGGAAGATTATAAGAGATATACAAAGGCTGAGCTAGATGTATTTGGGGGTGCAACTTTTGGTTGGGCCTATTGGTCATATAAATGTGAGGAAAACCATTGGAGCCTCAAGTGGATGATTGACAACAACTTTATACAGCTTAATATGAGATGA
- the LOC128279324 gene encoding LOW QUALITY PROTEIN: glucan 1,3-beta-glucosidase-like (The sequence of the model RefSeq protein was modified relative to this genomic sequence to represent the inferred CDS: substituted 1 base at 1 genomic stop codon) encodes MNKGGLNMVYLAFLLFFNLISCFPSSSHAQNANLNLPLKSVNLGNWLVTEGWMQPSRFDGIVNKDLLDGTQVQFLSTRLNKYLCAESGGGTIIVANRASASGWETFRLWRVNASYFNFRVFFKQFVGLGNQGVVQAVLNGPTNSATFEIVRRNGDPNKVRLRASNGLFLQAXSETRVTADCRGSSWDDWDPSVFRMTIVTTLQGEYQITNGYGPDRAPQVMQDHWNSYITEQDFNFMSSNGLDAVRVPVGWWIAQDPNPPRPFVGGSSRALDNAFTWAEKYGMKVIIDLHAVKDSQNGNDHSGTRDGFQEWGDSNIGETVAVIEYLAARYGGRLGLAAIELMNEPLAPGVTFDALAKYYRAGYDAVRKHTYAYVILSARLGPADPQEFFLLASSMNRVVIDVHNYNLFSDMFSSMSVQQNIDYIYNQRASDLGRLISANGPRVFIGEFGRNDASMDDYKRFARAQLDVYDPATFGWAYWTYKCVYNHWSLKWMIENNYINLN; translated from the exons ATGAACAAAGGAGGGCTAAACATGGTTTACTTAGCTTTTCTCTTGTTTTTCAACTTGATTTCATGTTTTCCCTCTTCTTCACATGCACAAAATGCTAACCTTAACCTGCCATTGAAGTCTGTAAACCTAGGCAACTGGCTTGTCACTGAAGGATGGATGCAACCTTCTCGTTTTGATGGAATAGTTAACAAAGATCTTTTG GATGGAACCCAAGTTCAATTCCTCTCAACAAGGCTGAACAAGTATCTGTGCGCTGAAAGTGGTGGTGGAACCATCATCGTAGCCAACCGTGCCTCGGCTTCCGGTTGGGAAACCTTCAGG TTATGGAGGGTGAATGCATCATACTTTAACTTTAGAGTGTTCTTCAAGCAATTTGTGGGATTAGGAAATCAAGGTGTTGTACAAGCTGTTTTGAATGGACCTACCAATTCAGCTACATTTGAGATTGTAAGGAGAAATGGTGATCCCAATAAAGTTCGCCTCAGAGCATCTAACGGTTTGTTCCTACAG GCATAATCGGAGACAAGAGTAACTGCAGATTGTAGAGGCTCTAGTTGGGACGATTGGGATCCATCTGTGTTCAGAATGACAATTGTAACCACCTTACAAGGTGAATATCAAATCACAAATGGTTATGGACCTGATAGAGCCCCTCAAGTCATGCAG GATCATTGGAATTCTTACATAACAGAACAAGATTTCAATTTCATGTCTTCAAATGGACTTGATGCCGTGAGGGTACCTGTAGGGTGGTGGATAGCACAGGATCCAAATCCCCCTAGGCCTTTTGTTGGAGGCTCTTCAAGAGCCCTCGACAATGCTTTCACATGGGCAGA GAAATATGGGATGAAGGTCATTATTGATTTACATGCAGTTAAAGACTCCCAAAACGGTAATGATCACAGTGGGACGAGAGATGGTTTTCAGGAATGGGGAGATTCCAACATTGGTGAGACTGTGGCAGTCATAGAGTACCTTGCAGCAAG ATACGGTGGAAGACTAGGCTTGGCTGCAATTGAATTGATGAACGAGCCACTAGCACCTGGTGTAACTTTCGATGCACTTGCGAAGTATTATAGAGCTGGATACGATGCCGTAAGGAAGCACACATATGCATATGTGATCCTATCAGCACGTTTAGGACCAGCTGATCCACAGGAGTTCTTCTTGTTGGCTAGTAGCATGAATCGAGTAGTCATCGATGTGCATAACTACAACCTGTTTTCAGATATGTTCAGCAGCATGTCCGTGCAACAGAACATCGATTATATCTATAATCAACGAGCTTCTGATCTCGGACGCTTGATCTCGGCTAATGGTCCCCGGGTTTTTATCG gagAATTTGGTCGAAACGATGCATCAATGGATGATTATAAGAGATTTGCGAGAGCTCAGCTAGATGTATATGATCCTGCAACATTTGGATGGGCATATTGGACTTATAAATGTGTGTACAACCATTGGAGCCTCAAGTGGATGATTGAGAATAACTATATAAACCTTAATTGA